A region of Candidatus Tiamatella incendiivivens DNA encodes the following proteins:
- a CDS encoding DUF87 domain-containing protein: MNYVSLIIALSLILIIRNIYKSGKPVIGSRVSPKKYSINADGILRLESSFLSSTNSLFCIKIKLNLPYTTLVSADKFSQISRKIAHLSTINEKIYSYIIDTYVPLDKRRTAKKLVNIKRYEEFIKSKTSDEYDHLISKINDIGFHNTKVIILCSNDTNELEKHIEFLGVELSSLLGSHPKKIVEKEIFRDPNLIVDLIKNQIAIRKNTIYDDFEALVTPGAPESSNNICIGRGIEGLLYCLKWVDDFERHVGIIGPTGAGKTTLLYIISSSFLKKKVNVNIIDPKGDLLMLLKDKHLTSYTNLNILNEFDENTVKKLVEDKPSIEKVLIIDEAWRVLPGIFKSNKAHHLFRESRSKKLRIIYATQNPWDLSSTVYSNTGTFIVFANQNLTYIRGVSEITGLGIEELSSLNTRLKFQAIVLRNGHFKPDRITIFKINNVH, from the coding sequence GTGAACTATGTATCCCTCATCATTGCATTGTCACTTATATTGATAATTAGAAATATCTATAAATCGGGCAAACCAGTCATAGGATCCAGAGTATCTCCCAAGAAATACTCGATCAATGCAGATGGGATATTAAGACTGGAAAGCTCTTTTCTCTCTTCAACTAACAGTTTGTTCTGCATAAAAATCAAACTGAACCTTCCATATACTACATTAGTTTCTGCGGACAAATTTTCACAAATATCGAGGAAAATAGCTCACCTATCAACAATAAATGAAAAAATTTACTCATATATAATCGATACGTATGTTCCGCTAGATAAACGGAGAACCGCTAAGAAACTAGTCAACATTAAAAGGTATGAGGAATTTATTAAATCGAAAACCAGCGATGAATACGATCATCTTATAAGTAAAATAAATGATATAGGTTTTCACAATACAAAAGTAATCATTCTATGCTCTAATGATACTAACGAGCTGGAAAAACACATAGAGTTCCTAGGAGTAGAGTTATCATCATTACTCGGATCACATCCAAAGAAAATCGTTGAAAAAGAAATTTTTCGCGATCCAAACCTTATCGTCGATCTAATAAAGAACCAGATCGCAATAAGGAAAAACACAATATACGATGATTTCGAAGCCCTAGTGACTCCAGGAGCCCCTGAATCCTCTAATAACATATGTATTGGAAGAGGCATCGAAGGTTTGCTATACTGTTTGAAATGGGTTGATGATTTCGAAAGGCATGTGGGAATCATCGGACCCACCGGAGCAGGTAAAACAACGCTACTCTACATAATCAGCTCGAGTTTTCTCAAAAAGAAAGTAAATGTTAACATTATAGATCCGAAAGGAGATTTATTGATGCTACTGAAAGATAAACATTTAACAAGTTATACAAATCTCAACATATTAAATGAATTCGATGAAAACACCGTAAAGAAACTCGTCGAGGATAAACCTAGTATAGAAAAGGTTCTGATAATAGATGAGGCATGGAGAGTCTTACCTGGCATATTCAAATCTAATAAAGCCCATCATCTCTTCAGGGAATCTAGAAGCAAGAAGCTAAGAATAATATACGCAACGCAAAACCCCTGGGATCTGAGTTCGACGGTTTACTCCAATACAGGTACCTTCATAGTTTTTGCTAATCAAAATCTAACATACATTAGAGGGGTTTCAGAGATAACTGGACTAGGTATAGAGGAGTTATCTAGTTTGAACACTCGATTAAAGTTTCAAGCTATAGTCCTTAGAAATGGGCATTTTAAACCCGATAGAATAACAATATTTAAAATCAACAATGTCCATTGA